A single window of Nocardia higoensis DNA harbors:
- a CDS encoding twin-arginine translocation pathway signal, with product MTALGKTTTRGLMSVSRRILALLRAERGITLLSILAIASAALAVTLWATQYRTDSHVDEAAARAAVDAATTGTVALLSYAPETIDADFASARTHLTGEFLAYYSQFTQQIVAPAAKEKSVATDAAVVRAAVAELTPDRAVVLVFINQTTTSADKPDPATTASSVRVSLTKVEDSWRISQFEPV from the coding sequence ATGACAGCTCTCGGTAAGACGACCACACGCGGCCTCATGAGCGTCTCACGCCGGATACTCGCCCTGCTGCGCGCCGAACGCGGCATCACCCTGCTGTCGATCCTGGCGATCGCTTCGGCCGCTCTCGCGGTCACCCTGTGGGCGACGCAGTACCGCACCGACAGCCACGTCGACGAGGCGGCCGCGCGGGCGGCCGTCGACGCCGCGACCACCGGAACGGTCGCGCTGCTGTCCTACGCCCCCGAGACCATCGACGCCGACTTCGCCTCGGCCAGAACGCATCTCACCGGCGAATTCCTGGCCTACTACAGCCAGTTCACCCAGCAGATCGTCGCACCGGCAGCCAAGGAGAAATCGGTCGCCACCGATGCCGCCGTCGTGCGCGCCGCCGTCGCCGAGCTCACCCCGGACCGCGCCGTGGTACTGGTCTTCATCAACCAGACCACCACCAGCGCCGACAAGCCCGACCCGGCGACGACGGCGAGCAGTGTGCGGGTAAGCCTGACCAAAGTCGAGGACTCCTGGCGAATCTCGCAATTCGAGCCGGTGTAG
- a CDS encoding universal stress protein, with the protein MISEDPHILVSAPIVVGIDGTAGDAAVRWAAETAARRKRRLLLVNAVNVAAASAVLGPYDLFVPPVTTAMRDSSAELLARARELAASVAPDIDIDTESADGSPGKILIDRSATAHLTVLGATGTGGTLAHLGSTLLAVTSHASGTVAVVRGANPTATEDANGQRLPVVVGVDGSELGRAAVEVAFTEAAERNAPLIAVHSWTDLPAEGFFGLPPGIEDQDVQEAAQQLLAEQLAGWREKFPDLDVSTRAYLSGPRKHLREWSERAQLVVVGSRGRGGFRGLLLGSTSNDLVQNAQCPVMVVHPKK; encoded by the coding sequence ATGATCAGTGAAGACCCGCACATCCTCGTCTCCGCGCCGATCGTCGTCGGCATCGACGGCACCGCCGGTGACGCCGCGGTGCGGTGGGCCGCCGAGACCGCCGCCCGCCGCAAGCGCCGCCTGTTGCTCGTCAACGCCGTGAACGTGGCCGCGGCCAGCGCGGTCTTGGGGCCCTACGATCTTTTCGTCCCGCCGGTGACGACCGCTATGCGGGACAGCAGCGCCGAACTACTGGCCCGCGCCCGCGAGCTGGCGGCATCCGTCGCCCCGGACATCGACATCGATACCGAGTCCGCCGACGGCAGTCCCGGCAAGATCCTCATCGACCGATCGGCCACCGCGCACCTGACCGTCCTCGGCGCCACCGGCACCGGCGGCACGCTCGCGCACCTCGGGTCGACTCTGCTCGCGGTCACCTCGCACGCCTCCGGCACCGTCGCCGTGGTGCGCGGCGCGAACCCCACCGCCACCGAAGACGCGAACGGGCAGAGGCTGCCGGTGGTGGTCGGCGTGGACGGCAGCGAGCTGGGTCGCGCCGCGGTGGAGGTGGCGTTCACCGAAGCCGCCGAGCGCAACGCGCCGCTGATCGCCGTGCATTCCTGGACCGACCTGCCCGCGGAGGGGTTCTTCGGCCTGCCGCCGGGCATCGAGGATCAGGATGTGCAGGAAGCCGCGCAGCAGTTGCTCGCCGAGCAGCTCGCGGGCTGGCGCGAGAAGTTCCCCGATCTCGACGTCTCCACCCGGGCCTACTTGTCCGGGCCGCGCAAACACCTGCGCGAGTGGTCCGAGCGGGCGCAGCTGGTCGTGGTCGGCAGCAGGGGGCGCGGCGGGTTCCGCGGCCTGCTGCTCGGTTCCACCAGCAACGATCTGGTGCAGAACGCCCAGTGCCCGGTGATGGTGGTCCACCCGAAGAAGTGA
- a CDS encoding universal stress protein, protein MSENSQAPVVVGVDGSESARPALVWAAEYAARHRRPLHLVYAIGMPVTFDPGFAGPVDNETSIEAAKPTVAEAAETARKAAVAIGELTVKSSVVVSAPIPELLRRSEEAHLVVVGSRGLGAFRRALLGSVSTALVRHAESPVAVIPETEPAPEGPVVVGVDGSPLSSAAIALAYEEAQARGAKLVAVHGWSELYRYVSRDEMQGEAEALVAENLAGYGERYPDVVVERLVEEERPAKLLLKAAESARLVVVGSHGRGGFPGMTLGSVSQAVLHGTDSPVIVVRPRPGATA, encoded by the coding sequence ATGTCCGAGAATTCGCAAGCGCCCGTCGTCGTCGGAGTGGACGGCTCCGAATCCGCCCGCCCCGCGCTGGTCTGGGCGGCCGAATACGCCGCCAGGCACCGTCGGCCCCTGCACCTGGTGTACGCGATCGGCATGCCGGTCACCTTCGACCCCGGTTTCGCCGGTCCGGTCGACAACGAGACGAGCATCGAGGCCGCGAAGCCGACCGTCGCCGAGGCCGCCGAGACCGCGCGCAAGGCGGCCGTCGCCATCGGCGAACTCACCGTGAAGTCCTCCGTGGTGGTGTCCGCGCCCATCCCCGAGCTGCTGCGCCGCTCCGAAGAGGCGCATCTGGTCGTGGTCGGCAGCCGCGGTCTCGGCGCGTTCCGCCGGGCGCTGCTCGGCTCGGTCAGCACCGCGCTGGTGCGGCACGCCGAGTCCCCGGTCGCGGTCATCCCGGAGACCGAACCCGCGCCCGAGGGCCCCGTCGTCGTCGGCGTGGACGGGTCGCCGCTGAGCAGCGCCGCCATCGCGCTGGCCTACGAGGAGGCGCAAGCCCGTGGCGCGAAGCTGGTCGCCGTGCACGGGTGGTCCGAGCTCTACCGCTATGTCTCCCGCGACGAGATGCAGGGCGAGGCGGAGGCCCTGGTGGCGGAGAACCTGGCCGGTTACGGCGAGCGCTACCCTGACGTCGTGGTCGAGCGTCTCGTCGAAGAGGAGCGCCCGGCCAAGCTCCTGTTGAAGGCCGCGGAATCGGCGCGCCTGGTCGTGGTGGGCAGCCACGGCCGCGGCGGGTTCCCCGGCATGACCCTCGGTTCGGTCAGCCAAGCTGTGTTGCACGGAACCGACAGCCCCGTCATCGTGGTGCGCCCCCGGCCGGGAGCCACCGCCTGA
- a CDS encoding SDR family oxidoreductase has protein sequence MSDVLVVIGIGGMGMAIARRLGPGRPVLLADFDDAALQDVAERLRGDGYDVHTQQVDVSDPAAVTALAARAAELGAVTAVAHTAGLSPTQASAAAILGVDLAGVAYVLDAFGEVVAPGGAGVVIASMAGSLTAGALPAEMETALARTPSGELLDLPFLQESAIPNAGAAYAFAKRGNQLRVQSASLAWGARGARVNSISPGVISTPMGREELAGESGAGMRAMIAGSGTGRVGTPADIAAAVAFLLGPESTFITGTDLLVDGGVVAAVRSGAVQLGAS, from the coding sequence ATGAGTGACGTTCTGGTCGTGATCGGCATCGGCGGCATGGGAATGGCCATCGCCCGGAGGCTGGGTCCCGGCCGCCCGGTGCTGCTGGCCGACTTCGACGACGCGGCGCTCCAGGACGTGGCCGAACGCCTGCGCGGCGACGGCTACGACGTCCACACCCAGCAGGTCGACGTCTCCGATCCCGCGGCGGTGACGGCGCTGGCCGCCCGCGCGGCCGAGCTCGGGGCGGTCACCGCGGTCGCGCACACCGCGGGCCTGTCGCCCACCCAGGCCTCGGCCGCCGCGATCCTCGGCGTGGACCTGGCCGGTGTGGCCTACGTGCTCGACGCATTCGGCGAGGTCGTGGCTCCCGGCGGCGCGGGTGTGGTGATCGCCAGCATGGCGGGCAGCCTGACGGCCGGGGCGCTGCCGGCCGAGATGGAGACAGCCCTCGCCCGTACCCCCTCCGGCGAACTGCTCGATCTGCCGTTCCTGCAGGAGAGCGCGATCCCGAACGCGGGCGCGGCCTACGCGTTCGCCAAGCGCGGCAACCAGCTTCGCGTGCAGTCCGCCAGCCTGGCCTGGGGCGCTCGCGGCGCTCGCGTCAACAGCATCAGCCCCGGCGTGATCTCCACCCCCATGGGCCGCGAGGAACTGGCGGGCGAGTCCGGCGCGGGCATGCGCGCGATGATCGCGGGCTCGGGCACCGGCCGGGTCGGCACCCCCGCCGACATCGCCGCGGCCGTCGCGTTCCTGCTCGGTCCCGAGTCGACCTTCATCACCGGGACCGACCTGCTCGTCGACGGCGGTGTGGTCGCGGCCGTCCGCAGCGGCGCGGTGCAACTCGGCGCGAGCTGA
- a CDS encoding alpha/beta hydrolase, with translation MRSRTRKSVIRAQAGVGRRKRVLRTAAAALTAAMSMSVFAGATSAEPAEASAITSVEKDGRTWHLKVYSAAMGSEITVDVQRPADESVPAPNLYMLNGLDGGYGTASWKAATHALEWLADKPVNVIQPIGGRGSYYTDWLQPDPRLGVNKWKTFFTEELPPLLDKELGSTGLNSLAGLSTSGTSVLQLAQAKPGLWKSVAAYSGCAQIADPVGQQFLKLAVETWGGGDTENMYGPADSPLWAENDPVINAEKLRDTKLYISTGSGIPVLEDVQYYLDSAPGPMGAVNLSLGVIIEAAVNGCTANLKNKLDSLGIPATYNFNPVGTHYWPYWEEALKDSWPLLAKGMGLSS, from the coding sequence ATGCGTTCTCGGACGCGGAAATCGGTGATCCGGGCGCAAGCCGGGGTGGGGAGACGGAAGCGGGTGCTGCGCACCGCCGCCGCCGCGCTCACCGCCGCGATGTCCATGTCGGTGTTCGCGGGGGCGACCTCGGCCGAACCGGCCGAGGCCTCGGCGATCACCTCCGTCGAGAAGGACGGCCGGACGTGGCATCTGAAGGTGTACTCGGCGGCGATGGGCTCCGAGATCACCGTCGACGTGCAGCGCCCGGCCGACGAGTCGGTGCCCGCGCCGAACCTGTACATGCTCAACGGCCTCGACGGCGGCTACGGCACGGCGAGCTGGAAGGCCGCCACGCACGCCCTGGAATGGCTGGCCGACAAGCCGGTCAACGTCATCCAGCCGATCGGCGGCCGCGGCAGCTACTACACCGACTGGCTGCAGCCCGACCCGCGACTCGGCGTCAACAAGTGGAAGACGTTCTTCACCGAGGAACTGCCACCGCTGTTGGACAAGGAACTCGGCTCGACCGGCCTGAACTCGCTGGCCGGTCTGTCCACCTCGGGTACCTCCGTGCTGCAGCTGGCGCAGGCGAAGCCCGGCCTGTGGAAGTCCGTCGCCGCCTACAGCGGGTGCGCGCAGATCGCCGATCCGGTCGGTCAGCAGTTCCTGAAGCTGGCCGTCGAAACCTGGGGCGGCGGTGACACCGAGAACATGTACGGTCCCGCCGACAGCCCGCTGTGGGCCGAGAACGACCCGGTGATCAACGCCGAGAAGCTGCGCGACACCAAGCTCTACATCTCCACCGGCAGCGGTATCCCGGTGCTCGAGGACGTGCAGTACTACCTCGACAGCGCGCCGGGTCCGATGGGCGCGGTCAACCTGAGCCTCGGCGTGATCATCGAGGCGGCCGTCAACGGATGCACCGCCAACCTGAAGAACAAGCTCGATTCGCTGGGCATCCCGGCCACCTACAACTTCAACCCGGTCGGCACCCACTACTGGCCGTACTGGGAAGAGGCGCTGAAGGATTCGTGGCCGCTGCTCGCCAAGGGCATGGGCCTGAGCAGCTGA
- a CDS encoding CoA pyrophosphatase, protein MSTTSELRSPDDSDAPRAAEPSTPEPAAPGGSSPEPSSAGGGRPTAELDIASFRALAHSRLERFPRIEVPDAPGMRRAAVVLCVVPAEAGELSVLVIKRAYRGRNAGQWGLPGGRMEAGETAEQAALRELHEELALPADPGDILGVLDDFPATSGFAITPVVVTMPDTAGLRPDPGEVHSVHYVSLTRLGAADVPHWLRHADFPDGPDLLQMRLGPKMTIHAPTGAMLWQFREVVLLGSAPAEARVAHFAQPDWTRR, encoded by the coding sequence ATGAGCACCACATCCGAACTGCGGTCCCCGGACGACTCGGACGCCCCGCGCGCAGCGGAACCGAGCACGCCGGAGCCGGCCGCACCGGGTGGCTCATCGCCGGAGCCGTCCTCGGCTGGTGGCGGCCGACCGACGGCCGAACTCGATATCGCGAGCTTCCGCGCACTCGCCCATTCCCGCCTCGAACGGTTCCCTCGGATCGAGGTCCCCGACGCACCCGGCATGCGGCGAGCGGCGGTCGTGCTGTGCGTCGTGCCCGCCGAGGCGGGAGAACTGTCGGTGCTCGTGATCAAGCGTGCCTACCGCGGCCGCAATGCCGGGCAGTGGGGGCTGCCGGGCGGGCGGATGGAAGCGGGCGAGACGGCCGAGCAGGCGGCATTGCGCGAGCTGCACGAAGAACTCGCCCTGCCCGCCGATCCGGGCGACATCCTCGGCGTGCTCGACGACTTCCCGGCCACGTCCGGCTTCGCGATCACTCCGGTGGTGGTGACCATGCCCGACACCGCGGGACTGCGCCCGGACCCCGGGGAGGTCCACTCGGTCCACTATGTGTCGCTGACGCGGCTCGGCGCCGCGGATGTGCCGCACTGGCTGCGCCACGCGGACTTCCCCGACGGGCCGGACCTGCTGCAGATGCGGCTCGGCCCGAAGATGACCATCCACGCGCCGACCGGCGCGATGCTGTGGCAGTTCCGTGAGGTCGTCCTGCTCGGTAGCGCGCCCGCCGAGGCGAGGGTCGCGCACTTCGCCCAACCCGACTGGACCCGCCGGTGA
- a CDS encoding class I adenylate-forming enzyme family protein: MSVSLLLDMAASSDPDRTAVVCDDVRWTTARLAELADGGGARIAGSECRSLAYIGTGGPMLPFLIFASARAGVPFTPLNYRLSGPALLELLARLDSPLLVCDTEYLDVVGDFGGTTMSSDDFVGRSGEGGAAAPQGEDEVAVVLFTSGTTSAPKAVELTHANLVSYITGTVEFASAAAGDAALISVPPYHIAGVSAVLSNLYAGRKLVYLRQFDPARWLSLVAEERITSATVVPTMLDRIVSELERTGADLASLRTLAYGGAKVALPLVRKALELMPEVGFVNAYGLTETSSTIAVLGPDDHRVAHAATDPDVARRLSSVGTPVPGIELQIRDELGAVLPAGRTGELFVRGPQVSGRYTGIGSVLDAEGWFPTRDIASLDADGYLFIGGRSDDTIIRGGENIAPAEIEDVLVEHDAVREVAVVGLEDAQWGQIIVAVVVPAGPADPDPEQLRGFVRARLRGSRTPDRVVFRDELPTTATGKVLRRSLVADIEQADSPPAGRSRRSEGAAQPTARSS, translated from the coding sequence ATGAGCGTGTCACTGCTGCTCGACATGGCGGCGTCGAGCGACCCGGATCGGACGGCGGTCGTCTGCGACGATGTGCGCTGGACCACCGCCCGGCTCGCCGAACTCGCCGACGGCGGTGGCGCCCGGATCGCGGGCTCGGAATGCCGGAGCCTGGCCTATATCGGCACCGGCGGGCCGATGCTCCCCTTTCTGATCTTCGCCTCGGCTCGCGCCGGTGTGCCGTTCACGCCGTTGAACTACCGCCTCAGCGGCCCCGCGCTGCTCGAACTGCTCGCCCGGCTCGACTCGCCGCTGCTGGTGTGCGATACGGAATATCTCGACGTGGTCGGCGATTTCGGGGGCACCACGATGTCCTCGGACGATTTCGTCGGGCGGTCCGGCGAGGGCGGCGCCGCCGCGCCCCAGGGCGAGGACGAGGTCGCGGTGGTCCTGTTCACCTCCGGCACCACCTCTGCGCCCAAAGCCGTCGAACTGACCCACGCCAACCTGGTCAGCTACATCACCGGAACCGTCGAATTCGCCTCGGCCGCAGCAGGAGACGCCGCACTGATCAGCGTTCCGCCCTATCACATCGCGGGCGTCAGCGCGGTACTGTCCAACCTCTACGCGGGCCGGAAACTGGTCTATCTGCGCCAGTTCGATCCCGCCCGCTGGCTGAGCCTGGTCGCCGAGGAACGCATCACCAGTGCGACGGTGGTGCCGACCATGCTGGACCGGATCGTGAGCGAACTCGAACGCACCGGCGCGGATCTGGCGAGTCTGCGCACGCTCGCCTACGGCGGAGCCAAGGTCGCGCTCCCGCTGGTGCGCAAGGCACTCGAACTCATGCCCGAGGTCGGTTTCGTCAACGCCTACGGCCTGACCGAGACCAGTTCCACCATCGCCGTTCTCGGCCCCGACGACCACCGGGTGGCGCACGCGGCCACCGACCCTGACGTCGCGAGAAGACTGTCGTCGGTGGGCACACCGGTGCCGGGCATCGAACTGCAGATCCGCGACGAACTCGGCGCTGTACTGCCCGCGGGCCGGACAGGTGAACTGTTCGTGCGTGGTCCGCAGGTCTCCGGCCGCTACACCGGCATCGGCTCGGTCCTCGACGCCGAGGGCTGGTTCCCCACCCGCGACATCGCGAGCCTGGACGCCGACGGCTACCTGTTCATCGGCGGCCGCTCCGACGACACCATCATCCGCGGCGGCGAGAACATCGCACCCGCCGAAATCGAGGATGTGCTGGTCGAACACGACGCGGTGCGTGAAGTCGCGGTGGTCGGCCTCGAGGACGCCCAGTGGGGCCAGATCATCGTCGCGGTCGTGGTACCCGCCGGACCCGCCGACCCCGATCCCGAGCAGTTGCGCGGGTTCGTCCGCGCCCGCCTGCGTGGCTCACGCACCCC